The genome window CCACCATTTGAATCCGTCAAGTTGGTGAGAGTTCGGGGAAATATCAACTGAAGCATTCTGTCTCTCGGATCCCCCGAAAGATCTTATTTGAAGATCACTAGATCTTTACGCCAGGCTGTTGGAGGCGGCGCCACCGTGAGATGGCTCTCTCGAGTCTCAGATCTTGCCCTTGGAACTATTACAAAAATATCCGAGAGACACTTTGTCCCATCATGGTCTGTGAGGAGAAGACCTGTGACCTGAAATCCATGCAGTCGGAGATCCCAGCCTTCTGAATTGTATCTCCCACATATACAGGCCACTGAGGTCATGTCGTTCGTGTCCTTGTCAAGGATTTGCATGTTGAAGTCTttcgaaaagaaaaagaaatggGGCCAGGAGTCGTCACCCTGGGATTGCACAGTTTACGAGTTCATGCCAGTAGCGGTTCTTATTCACAGCAATTCCACTACTACGCGGATACCATGACATTACTCAAATCGCCCAGGCCTGTCTACCTTTTACGAGTGATTCAAGCAGCTTGACAAGCATCAAGAAAATGCTCTAAAGGGAGCGACTCTTTAGTTTGTGGGTAATTCACACCATAATTTCTTGCACCGCCCTCTTCTGATGTCTATTTGTACGTCTCCGCCAGTGTACAGATCAAGGCAGCGCACTAAAAAGTTGTAAAGGTCATAGATTCTATTATTCTATTTTCTACGTGAACGTCCTGGGTTATGCGGCCAACAGCTGCTCAAGAGTTGTGAGTATCTGTGTGATCCCGGCCACATCGGTGAGGTTGCGATATCCGAGGACAGATACACTCGCGCTGCAACCAATGAGAGTTAAGGTCATGTCGATCACAAATGCGAATGACAATTGCGTGACGTGCTTTTTTTGACCTTAATATTTGTCACTGGTTTTCTAGCTTTCTTTCTGTCTCCTCCTGTGCCACTTTGCTGCTTTATTTAGCTTGTTCTCCATTCCTCTCTGCAGTCAACAGATGCTGGAGGGCAATTTTCATATTGAGTTCTCGTTTGCCAGCACCACAATATCGGACCAGGATGCAGGAACATGGAATCTTAGAGCCGCTAGCTGAGCGCCAGCGAAGTCGCTTGAGCAAGATTAGGCACTCGAACGGTGAACGGTGGGCTGCTAAACCTGTTCAGGTTGATTCGGCGTCGAACAAGGTTCCTGTTTCTTTTGCCGACAGGGGTTCGGGCAGGCGATGTTTCTTCCTCGGCCGAGTGTCTCGTGAAGCAGAAGGGGTTCAGAAAATTCCGAGGCATTtgtgttggtggtgatccAAATTGTCTATATATCGGCTACAGGGTAGACGAATTGTTCAACGTGAATAATTGTTCTTGGTTGCCAATAAACTGCCCTTGATTCTTCCCTAGGTCAAAAAGAAAGGGGCGGGCAAATAGCCGTGGAAAGTACCTGCAGTTATACTATATTGACATCGTGATAGGATTTTCCACTTTCCCTCCCCTCCCCACGAGGGTCAAGCAGCCGTCGCCCCTCAGGCTGTCGAAGAAGTGAGCTACTGCATGGGTGGGTGTCAGACAGACCTTTCAACATCTAAAGAATGAAACTATGATGCTATAGTCAAGATGCGTTGAGCCTAAGATCTAGGCGACGCGCCGAGCCAGAACTTTGTGGCCCTATCAGAGAACAGTGTGGCCAGAAGCTTAACCTTTTGACGAGATAGCCATGTCAATTCACAGTGGCTTGATCGGACATGGAGATGTGGGAATATTGATGCTTGGGCTTTGATGACACCTCGATCAGTTGTTATCGAATTAAACGACATGCTAGGAATAGCCGAGGTTGCATATAAAATGTAGTCAACTTGTTGTTCGAGACTCAACTAAGTACTGACCGGTCGAAATGGCTTTCCTTAGTAAAAGACATGTCTGCGTTCACAAAGAAGCCGTTCTCAGGTAAGTCAAGGAACAGTATTGTTACAAGACAACCTACCAACTTAATGACGAGGTTTATTAGGAAAATAAAAGAATGGATAGAAACCACATGAAGAAAATATCCGCACTGTAGATTTGCTGTCGATTTCCGTATCGATACAGTGTACACTTGAAACACACACACTATGCCCCAGTGTTTGCAAAGGCAAATTGATTTGGATTGTGCTGGTTGGCTGACGTGGGTATCGCCCGACCATCATCACCAGTTGCTAAAGACATCAGAGGACACTACTGCGGCTCCCATACTGTGCTAATCGAAAGCGACGTCGCTCGTAGAAAGCTAGAGGCTACCACGAGTGTCAGCACCAGGAGCGCCTCGTGCCGTTCGCATCTGTTTTGGCATATTGGCAGTGCGAATGGAACCTACGCCATCTACACACCGTATCTATCATGAGCGACCTGCAGCGAGCATGGGCCAAGGCCAAGTACAGCATATCTAACGATACATTTGACGAGGTCGACGAGGAGCACGAGAATGATGTACTCCCTGAGTTGCCGGAGCCTGTCGACGATGACTCTTCCTCAGCCTCGTCCGCCTCGTCCGTCTCCTCGACAGGAACCATCATACCATCGCCCAACCAGAAGCTGTTCGCTCGACCTCAAGGGTACTTTCCAATCAGCACTTTGCTCAAGTGAAACATGGCGGGACTGACAGGCTACAGAGTCGCCCGCGGCAGGACCCTGGAGCAGATCCCCTGGACAACCTATTTTGAGCGCGAATTGTCTCTGAAGTCAGAGCAGGAACCGGAAGTAGTCTATCATGCCTACCTCACTTCACCGGTCGGGAAAGGACCACTGTTTGTGATGCACCATGGTGCAGGATCATCAGGGTTGTCGTTCGCCGTTGTTGCTTCCGAAATAAAGAAGCGGTTGTCAACAGCAGGTATCCTGGCCATTGACTGTAGAGGTCACGGGTCCACAAATGCACCAGGCGACAAGGCACTGGACATGAGACTGGACACTCTATCTTCGGATCTGTTCAGTATGGTGCAGCTCACAAAGAATGAGATGGCCTGGTCAGAGATGCCCCCGATAGTGCTCGTGGGACACTCCTTGGGCGGAGCAGTTGTTACTGACCTGGCCAAGTCCGGTAGGCTAGGAACGTCAGTTTTAGGGTATGCTGTGTTGGATGTTGTGGAAGGCTCCGCTATTGATGCTCTACAAAGCATGCACACCTACTTGTCTACGAGACCACTGGGCTTTGCAACTCTGCAAGCAGGTATCGAATGGCACATTCGATCTCGGACGATACGAAACTCCATTTCTGCTCGGACATCTGTTCCTGCGCTACTCGTCTTTAACGAGAACGACGACCCGACAAGGCCGTGGCGATGGCGGACCAACTTGGGCGCAACACAGCCTTACTGGGAAGGTTGGTTTATAGGGTTGAGCAAGAAGTTCTTGGGAGCGAAGGGAGGAAAACTCCTACTGCTCGCTGGTACTGACAGACTGGACACCGAGTTGACCATCGGTCAAATGCAGGGTTAGTTGACTGTTGGACTAATGCCGCTTTCTGAACATTGTGTACTGATTGACCGATTAGGGAAATATGCCTTGCAAGTGTTCCCTGAGGCCGGTCACTTCATCCACGAAGATTTACCGGAGAAGACAGCCGTTTCGCTGGTCGACTTTTTTCGCAGAAACGACAGGAGTGCTCTCGTACTTCCTCCCAAGGTTTCGGATCTTCTCAAACAGGGCAAAAGAGTATGAGAAAGACTAAATTGACAAGGGCTAACGTGTTACTCATGACGTTGGCTTCATCAAACCTTGTTTGATGCCGACCCAACGAGCGGTGGCCCAAGAGCCGGGTTATACTTTCAAGATCACATTGAAAGTGGGTAGGTGAACATGACAGTCATGCAAGGTGCAAATATGCAACCTGCCACTCCAGGTTCCTTCCGAGCATCTTACAGCTCGTAGGAGAGGATATGATAGTAGTTCTGATGGCTGTGGCTAGCAAAGGAACTATTGGCGCAGGCGTCTATTGAGCAGAGATAGACTTCCTATGAATAACTGGGCTGGACCCCAAAGATAGAAGCATGAATTGAGACACTAAAGGATCAATAGTGATTGCCAACCATTCCCAGAAAATCGAGACGTTCTTATGTTCCAGAACCTTCATATTCCTTAGGTACCTGATGATGAATTTCCCCTTTCGGTGTACTTGCACCAAGGTTGGTACGCTCTAAAAGCGCCTGGACGATCAGGAAGAGACTAAGTTCTATTGATATGAAGTGGCTTGTATAGAGACACATTTTCTGAAACCAAGCTACCTTGCTACCCTTGTTGATCACATCTCCCATGTTGTGTATGTAACATACAGTACAGCAAGAACGATACATCCTGTTCAAGTTTGAATTTAATTGAAATTATTGCAGATGTTTTGGTATTGATTGATCATCGTCCCCACGGGGCCGTTTCACCCGATTATAAGGCGGTTCTATAGCTATACGTACCGGTCGCGGCGT of Fusarium oxysporum Fo47 chromosome I, complete sequence contains these proteins:
- a CDS encoding protein phosphatase methylesterase 1, which gives rise to MSDLQRAWAKAKYSISNDTFDEVDEEHENDVLPELPEPVDDDSSSASSASSVSSTGTIIPSPNQKLFARPQGVARGRTLEQIPWTTYFERELSLKSEQEPEVVYHAYLTSPVGKGPLFVMHHGAGSSGLSFAVVASEIKKRLSTAGILAIDCRGHGSTNAPGDKALDMRLDTLSSDLFSMVQLTKNEMAWSEMPPIVLVGHSLGGAVVTDLAKSGRLGTSVLGYAVLDVVEGSAIDALQSMHTYLSTRPLGFATLQAGIEWHIRSRTIRNSISARTSVPALLVFNENDDPTRPWRWRTNLGATQPYWEGWFIGLSKKFLGAKGGKLLLLAGTDRLDTELTIGQMQGKYALQVFPEAGHFIHEDLPEKTAVSLVDFFRRNDRSALVLPPKVSDLLKQGKRV